The Muntiacus reevesi chromosome 7, mMunRee1.1, whole genome shotgun sequence genome includes a region encoding these proteins:
- the ANKRD63 gene encoding ankyrin repeat domain-containing protein 63, which yields MLKPKDLCPRAGTRTFLEAMQAGKVHLARFVLDALDRSIIDCRAEQGRTPLMVAVGLPDPALRARFVRLLLEQGAAVNLRDERGRTALSLACERGHLDAVQLLVQFSGDPEAADSAGNSPVMWAAACGHGAVLEFLVRSFRRLGLRLDRTNRAGLTALQLAAARGHGTCVQALTGPWGRAAAAAAARGSNSDSPPGRPVPAPSPERRRPSPRRLPRPLLARFARAAGGHGHGGEAGSGGKGFGRHRAQGCERPELGRSMSLALGAVTEEEAARLRAGALMALPHSPQSSGAGRWRSQEVLEGAPPTLVQAPIGLSPHPEGDPGSGRLGLRRRSTAPDIPSLVGEASGPESGQELEPNALSHSVPGPQPWQGGTEAVVLHAQR from the coding sequence ATGCTGAAGCCCAAGGACCTGTGTCCCCGAGCGGGTACGCGCACCTTTCTGGAGGCCATGCAGGCGGGCAAAGTGCACCTGGCTCGCTTTGTCCTGGATGCGCTGGACCGTAGCATCATCGACTGCCGCGCGGAGCAGGGCCGCACGCCGCTCATGGTGGCCGTGGGCTTACCAGACCCCGCGCTGCGCGCGCGCTTTGTGCGACTACTGCTGGAGCAGGGTGCGGCAGTGAACCTGCGGGACGAGCGCGGCCGCACAGCGCTCAGCCTGGCGTGCGAGCGCGGCCACCTAGACGCCGTGCAACTGCTGGTGCAGTTCAGCGGCGACCCCGAGGCGGCCGACTCGGCAGGCAACAGCCCGGTGATGTGGGCGGCCGCGTGCGGCCACGGGGCGGTGCTCGAGTTCCTGGTGCGCTCCTTCCGCCGCCTAGGCCTACGCCTCGACCGCACTAATCGGGCGGGCCTCACGGCCCTGCAGCTGGCTGCCGCCCGCGGTCACGGGACCTGTGTGCAGGCCCTCACAGGGCCGTGGGGCcgcgcagccgccgccgccgctgcacGGGGCTCCAACTCTGACAGCCCCCCTGGCCGTCCGGTCCCCGCGCCCAGCCCGGAGCGCCGACGACCCAGCCCCCGCCGCCTACCGCGGCCTCTCCTGGCGCGCTTTGCCCGAGCGGCGGGCGGCCATGGTCACGGCGGCGAGGCTGGCTCGGGGGGTAAGGGCTTCGGTCGGCATCGGGCACAGGGCTGCGAGCGGCCAGAGCTGGGCCGGAGCATGAGCCTGGCGCTGGGTGCCGTGACCGAGGAGGAGGCGGCGCGACTGCGAGCGGGAGCCCTGATGGCCCTACCGCACTCGCCCCAGTCCTCGGGGGCTGGGCGGTGGCGGTCGCAGGAGGTGCTGGAGGGAGCGCCCCCAACCTTAGTGCAAGCCCCCATTGGTCTTAGCCCCCACCCCGAAGGCGATCCTGGCTCTGGCCGCTTGGGTTTGCGCCGACGCTCCACAGCTCCAGACATCCCCAGCCTGGTCGGGGAGGCATCTGGGCCAGAGAGCGGCCAAGAATTAGAGCCCAATGCTCTGTCACATTCGGTGCCCGGGCCTCAGCCTTGGCAGGGGGGCACGGAGGCCGTGGTGCTGCACGCTCAGCGGTAA
- the PAK6 gene encoding serine/threonine-protein kinase PAK 6, with translation MFRKKKKKRPEISAPQNFQHRVHTSFDPKEGKFVGLPPQWQNILDTLRRPKPVVDPSRITRVQLQPMKTVVRGSSVPTDGYISGLLNDIQKLSVISSNTLRGRSPTSRRRAQSLGLLGDEQWAADPDMYLQSPQSERSDPHGLYLSCNGGAPAGRRQVPWPELQSPRVLPNGLAAKAQSLGPAEFQGATQRCLQLATCLQSSPTGTSPPTATGRRGTKTARRGPEEARPQSCLVASATGRPGGEGSPSPKTQESSLKRRLFRSMFLSAPATAPPSSSKPGPPAQSKPSSSFRPALKGGPHSLVAKAQSLPSDQPVGPFSPLTTSDTSSPQKSLRTAPAAGPPPGRSSPAGSPRTRHAQISTSNLYLPQDPAVAKGALAGEDTGVVTHEQFKAALRMVVDQGDPRLLLDSYVKIGEGSTGIVCLAREKHSGRQVAVKMMDLRKQQRRELLFNEVVIMRDYQHLNVVEMYKSYLVGEELWVLMEFLQGGALTDIVSQVRLNEEQIATVCEAVLQALAYLHAQGVIHRDIKSDSILLTLDGRVKLSDFGFCAQISKDVPKRKSLVGTPYWMAPEVISRSLYATEVDIWSLGIMVIEMVDGEPPYFSDSPVQAMKRLRDSPPPKLKNSHKVSPVLRDFLERMLVRDPQERATAQELLDHPFLLQTGLPECLVPLIQLYRKQTSSC, from the exons ATGTTccgcaagaaaaagaagaaacgcCCTGAGATCTCAGCCCCACAGAACTTCCAGCACCGCGTGCACACCTCCTTCGACCCCAAAGAAGGCAAGTTCGTGGGCCTCCCCCCACAATGGCAGAACATCCTGGACACACTGCGGCGACCCAAGCCCGTGGTAGACCCTTCACGCATCACCCGGGTGCAGCTCCAGCCCATGAAG ACGGTGGTGCGGGGCAGCTCGGTGCCCACAGATGGCTACATCTCCGGGCTGCTCAACGACATCCAGAAGTTGTCGGTCATCAGTTCCAACACCCTGCGTGGCCGCAGCCCCACCAGCCGGCGGCGGgcacagtccctggggctgctgggggaTGAGCAGTGGGCCGCTGACCCGGACATGTACCTTCAGAGCCCCCAGTCTGAGCGCAGCGACCCCCACGGACTCTACCTCAGTTGCAACGGGGGTGCACCAGCAGGACGCAGGCAGGTGCCGTGGCCCGAGCTGCAGAGCCCACGGGTCCTTCCCAATGGACTGGCCGCCAAAGCACAGTCCCTGGGTCCTGCTGAGTTCCAGGGTGCCACACAGCGCTGCCTGCAGCTGGCTACCTGTCTGCAGAGTTCCCCCACTGGGACCTCACCCCCCACGGCCACAGGCAGGCGTGGGACCAAGACTGCCAGGCGTGGCCCCGAGGAGGCCCGGCCACAGTCCTGCCTGGTGGCCTCAGCCACGGGCAGGCCTGGTGGGGAGGGCAGCCCCAGCCCTAAGACCCAGGAGAGCAGCCTAAAGCGCAGGCTGTTCCGAAGCATGTTCCTGTCTGCTCCTGCCACGGCCCCTCCAAGCAGCAGCAAGCCAGGCCCTCCAGCGCAGAGCAAG CCCAGCTCCTCCTTCAGACCGGCACTGAAAGGCGGCCCCCACAGCCTGGTAGCCAAGGCCCAGTCCTTGCCCTCAGACCAGCCCGTGGGGCCTTTCAGCCCTCTGACCACCTCGGATACCAGCAGCCCCCAGAAGTCCCTCCGCACGGCCCCAGCCGCCGGCCCTCCTCCAGGCCGCTCTTCCCCGGCAGGGTCCCCCCGCACCCGGCATGCCCAGATCAGCACCAGCAACCTGTACCTGCCCCAAGACCCCGCAGTGGCCAAGGGTGCCCTAGCAGGCGAGGACACGGGCGTTGTGACGCACGAGCAGTTCAAGGCTGCGCTCAGGATGGTGGTGGACCAGGGTGACCCGCGGCTGCTGCTGGACAGCTACGTGAAGATTGGCGAGGGCTCCACGGGCATCGTCTGCCTGGCCCGGGAGAAGCACTCGGGCCGCCAGGTGGCCGTCAAGATGATGGACCTCAGGAAGCAGCAGCGCAGGGAGCTGCTCTTTAacgag gtgGTGATCATGCGGGACTACCAGCACCTCAACGTGGTGGAGATGTACAAGAGCTACCTGGTGGGCGAGGAGCTGTGGGTGCTTATGGAGTTCCTGCAGGGCGGGGCCCTCACGGACATCGTCTCCCAAGTCAG GCTGAATGAGGAGCAGATCGCCACCGTGTGCGAGGCTGTGCTACAGGCCCTGGCTTACCTGCACGCCCAGGGTGTCATCCACCGGGACATCAAGAGCGACTCCATCCTGCTGACTCTCGACGGCAGG GTGAAACTCTCAGACTTCGGGTTCTGTGCACAGATCAGCAAAGATGTCCCTAAGAGGAAGTCCCTGGTGGGAACCCCGTACTGGATGGCTCCGGAAGTGATCTCCAGGTCTCTGTATGCAACTGAG GTAGATATCTGGTCTCTGGGCATCATGGTGATTGAGATGGTGGATGGAGAGCCCCCCTACTTCAGTGACTCCCCAGTGCAAGCCATGAAGAGGCTCCGGGACAGCCCCCCACCCAAGCTGAAGAACTCCCACAAG GTCTCCCCAGTGCTGCGAGACTTCCTGGAGCGGATGCTGGTGCGGGACCCCCAGGAGAGAGCCACGGCCCAGGAGCTCCTGGACCACCCCTTCCTGCTACAGACCGGGCTGCCCGAGTGCCTGGTGCCCTTGATCCAGCTCTACCGCAAGCAGACCTCCAGCTGCTGA